In the Natrinema sp. CBA1119 genome, TGTGGTTATAGTAAAATCCCTATATGTCGATCCATTCCGCTTCCGGCGCGTGATCCTTGATGAACTGCTTGCGGGGTTCGACGGCGTCGCCCATCAGGACGGAGAACATCTTGTCCGCCGCGGCGGCATCCTCGATCGTGATCTGTTTGAGGATGCGGTTGTCGGGATTCATCGTCGTCTCCCAGAGCTGTTCGGGGTTCATCTCGCCGAGGCCCTTGAACCGCTGGACCTGCGAGGGGTTGCCGTCGCACTTCTCCGCGACGATCTCGTCGCGTTCGGCCTCCGTCATCGCGTCGTAGGTCTCGCCGCGGTACCGAATGCGGTACAGCGGGGGCTGAGTCGCGTAGACGTAGCCGCCCTCGAGCAGCGGGCGCATGTGCCGGTAGAAGAACGTCAACAGCAGCGTCCGGATGTGCGCGCCGTCGACGTCGGCGTCCGTCGCCATGATGATCTTCTTGTAGCGGATGTTCTCGACGTCGAACTCGTCGCCGATCCCCGCGCCGATCGCGGTGATCATGTTCCGGATCTCGTCGTTCTCGAGGATCCGGTCCAGACGGTGTTTTTCGACGTTGAGAATCTTCCCCTTGATGGGGAGGATGGCCTGGAAATCTGGATTTCGGGCCTGCTTTGCGCTGCCGCCCGCGGAGTCACCCTCCGCGATGAACAGTTCCGCTTCGTCCGGATCTTTGGTCTGACAGTCGGCCAGTTTGCCGGGGAGGGAGGTCGAATCGAGCGCCGACTTCCGGCGCGTCAGTTCCTCGGCCTTCTGGGCGGCCATCCGGGCCTTGGCTGCCTCGACGGCCTTCATCACGATCGCCTGGGCGGTGTCGGGATGTTCCTCGAAGTAGGTGCCGAGCCCCTCGTGCATGGCGCTCTCGACGATCCCGCGAACTTCGCTGTTGCCGAGTTTCGTCTTCGTCTGGCCCTCGAACTGGGGATCGGGGTGTTTGATCGAAATAACCGCGGTGAGTCCCTCCCGGATGTCCTCGCCAGTGAGGTTCTCCTCGAGATCGGAGAGCAGGTCGTTCTCGTTGGCGTAGTCGTTGACCGTCCGCGTGAGCGCGGTCTTGAACCCGGTAAGGTGGGTTCCGCCCTCGCGGGTGTTGATGTTGTTCGCGAAGGCGTGGATCGACCCCTGTAGTTCCTGGGTGGCCTGCATCGCCACTTCGATCTGGATGTTCTGGTCCTCGTCTTCGAAGTAGATGATGTCGTCGTGCATCGCCGAGCGCGTCTCGTTCAGATACTCGACGAACTCGCGGATGCCGCCGTCGTACTCGTAGGTCTCGGAAACGGGTTCGCCCTGGTCATCGTCCTCGCGCTCGTCGCGGAGCGTGATGCGGACGCCCGAGTTGAGGAAGGCCAGTTCCCGAAGCCGGTTCGAGAGCGTCGAGAACGAGATCTCGCCCGTCTCGAAGATGTCCGTGTCGGGCCAGAACTGGATCTGCGTGCCCGTCTCCTCGTCGGGCTCCATGTCGCGGACGCGCTCCATGTCGCCGACGGGTTCGCCGCCTTCGAAGGCGTGGCGGAAGACGCCGCCGTCGCGCTTGACCTCGGCCTCGAGGCGTTGGGAGAGGGCGTTGACGACGCTCACGCCGACCCCGTGGAGGCCGCCGGAGACCTGATAGGACTTGTTGTCGAACTTGCCGCCGGCATGGAGGACGGTCAGAATGACCTCGAGTGCGGGGCGGTCGTACTCCTCGTGTGTGTCGACGGGGATGCCGCGGCCGTCGTCGGCGACGCTCACCGAGCCGTCCTCGTGGATGGAGACGGTGATGTCGTCGCAGTGGCCGGCCAGTGCCTCGTCGATCGAGTTGTCCACCACTTCGTAGACGAGATGGTGGAGGCCTCGAGAATCGGTAGAGCCGATGTACATCGCCGGTCGCTTTCGCACAGCCTCCAGGCCCTCGAGGACCTGAATCTGTCCGGCGCCGTACTCGCTTTCCTGGGACATGTAAAACCTGCTTTCGGGTAGCGCCCCTGCCCTAATAAAAGTCACGTGTACGCGCGCGAGCGCGAGCAGTCGAGCGACCGAGAGGGCGATCCAATACCCACCGAAACGGTCTAGATGACCGCGTCGAAGTCGTTGTGGCCCTGGATGTCGACGCCCTCGTCCGTGACCTCGGCGAGGAAGACGCCGTTGCCGGAGCCGGTGTCGCGCTCGACGGCGCTCTTGATGGCTCGAGCAGCGACCGTCCCTGCCTCGTCGAGCGAGAGGTCGTCGGCATACTCGTTCTCGAGGAGGCCGTAGGCCAGTTGCATCCCGCTGCCGGTGACCGTGTAGTCGTCGGCCATCACGCCGCCTGCGGGGTCGATGCTGTAGACGTGACTGCCCTCGCTATCGACGCCGCCGAGGATGGGGTTGATCGCTCGGAACGGGCCGCCGCGGGCGAAGTTGCCCGCGAGCGTTGCCAGTGCTTCGATCGGCATCGGCTCGCCGCGGCGGGATTCGTAGAGGTTGACCTCGGCGCGCAGCGTTCGGATGAACGACTGTGCGCCACCGACCGACCCGACCAGCGTCAGCGCGCCGGTGGGGTGGATCTTCTCGACCTTCTGGACGTCCTTGTTCGAGACGAACCGCCCGCCGAGGCTGGCGCGCATGTCCGTCGCGATGACGACGCCGTCGTCGGTTGTGATACCGATGGTCGTCGTCCCGGTCTTGTTGACGGTATCGCCGTGGTCGTCTCCCCGATTGCCGTCGGGAAGCGAACCCAGTTCGGGTTCGTACGGCGACGGATCGCCGTTCCCCTGCGGCGTCGACGGTTGGTTCCAGTTATTCATCGCTCTCCTCCTCCTCCGGGTGGTCAATCTCCGCGATGATCGACTCGAGGTGGTCGGTTTCGACCGAGTGGAACGACTCGTCCTCGGTCGTGATCGTCGCGACGTCAACGTCTTCGGCGTTGACGACCCCGTCTTCGGGTTCGCTGAGCGCGCTCACGGCGAGTTCGATGCCGCCGTCGACGTCGAGATCCTCGCGGTAGTGCTCCTCGAGGTAGCCCTGAATGGTATCGCGATCGCCGCCGATGGCCGCCGCCTTCCACTCGTAGTCCGTCCCCGAGGGGTCAGTCTCGAACAGTTTCGGCTCGCCGGCGTCGATTCCGCCGACGAGGAGCGCGACGCCGAACGGGCGAGCACCGCCCGTCTGGGTGTACTCCTGAATGTGGTCGGTGACCGCTCGCGTCAGCGTCTCGACGCCGATCTGCTGCCCGTAGCGGAGCTGTTCGCCCTGTGCACGGCGACGTGCGAGATCGACGAGTTGGCGCGCGTCGGCGACGTGGCCGGCGCTCGCGACACCGATGTGATCGTCGGCTTTGTGGATCTTTTCGACGCTCTCGCGCTCCATGAGCGGCGAGCTGACCTGTCGATTCGCGGCGAGGACCACGCCGTCGGGCGTGCGGAGACCGACGCTCGCGGTTCCGCGTTTGACGGCCTCGCGGGCGTACTCGACCTGGTAGAGACGTCCGTCCGGGGAGAAGATGGTGATCCCCCGATCGTACGCCTGCTGATTGGATTGTCCTTGCATTAGTCTTCACCTTGGGTAAGGGATAGACATTTATAGGCCTTCTTCTGAAGGCAACTTCGTGTGTACTCTTCCCTTCGTCCCGGATTCGCAAGAAGGTGATGCCGCCACTCGTGCGTGAGCGGTGACTCGGCGGGCCGTGTTCGGCGGAGCGATGTGCCCCGTCGACCGTCGAGACGGGAGTTTGCGGTCCTTTCGGCGCGAATCTGACCATATAGGCACTCGTTATCGCTCCGTGGCCGTTCCGTCGTCCGAGAGTGTCCGCTGGACTCACGTGTCGCACTCAGGTAAATACCGAATTACTCGAGCCGGCTATTCGAGAGGTCGTCTGCTATCTCAAGCTTTCCGCTCAAACGGATCACAGTCCTTGCTTTAGGTACAGAATTCCGTACCACAGTACACAGGTGAAACCCGCCCGGCTGCGCCGACTCGAGGCCCGCGACCGCGCGTGGCCTCGAGGGGCCCAGACACCTGCGACTTTTCGGACAACTACCACACATGGAAGACCACTGTACCGCGGTCGATGTCCCCGTCGAATCGGTGAGCGAAACCATTCTCCAACGCGGGCTCGGGCTCCACCTCCCGGCGACGTTTTTCGGTGCCGGGTCCGCTTCCGCGCTGAGAGGACCCGACTGGCAGTCCGGATTTCGCTCGTCGAAGTCCCTCCCGCTGTCGATCGGCAGTCGGTCGACGGCGTCCGAGCCGTCCGCTCGAGGCGCAGCGACCGCCGGAGTCGCGCTCGAGCCTCGGGGTGATCACGCATGAGCGGCGAGTCGGCCTCGGCGTCGGACGTCGTCAAGGCCATCCCCGGCGGTGAAACGATACACGGGGCGCTCTACAGATACGGGCTGGGAATCATGTTCGCTGCGAACGTGTTCGGAGCGGGGTCGGTCTATATCCTCGCCGACACGGGTGCGAACTTCGCGTACTCCCTGTTGTGGGTACTCCCGCTCGCGTTCTTCATCGATATCGCACTGCACGACATGAGCGCCCGACTCGCCGTCGCCGACGAACCACTCGCCGATTATATCCTCGACGCCGTTCCGATCGGGGGTCGACCGCTCCTCGTCGGGATCTCGCTGATGTCCGCGCTGTGGGCCGTGTCTAACTACGCCGTCGCCGGAGCGGTACTCGCCTGGCTCGTTCCGTTCTTCGACAACGTGCTTGTCGGCATCGTGCTCGCGGCCGGGTTCGGCATCGCCATCGTGCAGATGAAGGTCTACGATCGGATCGAAGCGGTGATCGCCGTGATGGTGTTCGCCGTCTTCGGTTCGTACGGCCTGCTCCTCGCGGGGCTCGACGTTCCGTGGCAATCCGTAGCGGCGGGGCTCCAGCCGGTGCTTGCGACCGACATCGGCTACCTCACTGCCGTCATCGCCCTGCTGGGGACGACGGTCTACTGGCCGAACTTCTTCATCCAGTCGAGCATCCAGCCGACGAAGGAGTGGT is a window encoding:
- the psmA gene encoding archaeal proteasome endopeptidase complex subunit alpha; translation: MQGQSNQQAYDRGITIFSPDGRLYQVEYAREAVKRGTASVGLRTPDGVVLAANRQVSSPLMERESVEKIHKADDHIGVASAGHVADARQLVDLARRRAQGEQLRYGQQIGVETLTRAVTDHIQEYTQTGGARPFGVALLVGGIDAGEPKLFETDPSGTDYEWKAAAIGGDRDTIQGYLEEHYREDLDVDGGIELAVSALSEPEDGVVNAEDVDVATITTEDESFHSVETDHLESIIAEIDHPEEEESDE
- the psmB gene encoding archaeal proteasome endopeptidase complex subunit beta; its protein translation is MNNWNQPSTPQGNGDPSPYEPELGSLPDGNRGDDHGDTVNKTGTTTIGITTDDGVVIATDMRASLGGRFVSNKDVQKVEKIHPTGALTLVGSVGGAQSFIRTLRAEVNLYESRRGEPMPIEALATLAGNFARGGPFRAINPILGGVDSEGSHVYSIDPAGGVMADDYTVTGSGMQLAYGLLENEYADDLSLDEAGTVAARAIKSAVERDTGSGNGVFLAEVTDEGVDIQGHNDFDAVI
- the gyrB gene encoding DNA topoisomerase (ATP-hydrolyzing) subunit B; its protein translation is MSQESEYGAGQIQVLEGLEAVRKRPAMYIGSTDSRGLHHLVYEVVDNSIDEALAGHCDDITVSIHEDGSVSVADDGRGIPVDTHEEYDRPALEVILTVLHAGGKFDNKSYQVSGGLHGVGVSVVNALSQRLEAEVKRDGGVFRHAFEGGEPVGDMERVRDMEPDEETGTQIQFWPDTDIFETGEISFSTLSNRLRELAFLNSGVRITLRDEREDDDQGEPVSETYEYDGGIREFVEYLNETRSAMHDDIIYFEDEDQNIQIEVAMQATQELQGSIHAFANNINTREGGTHLTGFKTALTRTVNDYANENDLLSDLEENLTGEDIREGLTAVISIKHPDPQFEGQTKTKLGNSEVRGIVESAMHEGLGTYFEEHPDTAQAIVMKAVEAAKARMAAQKAEELTRRKSALDSTSLPGKLADCQTKDPDEAELFIAEGDSAGGSAKQARNPDFQAILPIKGKILNVEKHRLDRILENDEIRNMITAIGAGIGDEFDVENIRYKKIIMATDADVDGAHIRTLLLTFFYRHMRPLLEGGYVYATQPPLYRIRYRGETYDAMTEAERDEIVAEKCDGNPSQVQRFKGLGEMNPEQLWETTMNPDNRILKQITIEDAAAADKMFSVLMGDAVEPRKQFIKDHAPEAEWIDI
- a CDS encoding divalent metal cation transporter — protein: MSGESASASDVVKAIPGGETIHGALYRYGLGIMFAANVFGAGSVYILADTGANFAYSLLWVLPLAFFIDIALHDMSARLAVADEPLADYILDAVPIGGRPLLVGISLMSALWAVSNYAVAGAVLAWLVPFFDNVLVGIVLAAGFGIAIVQMKVYDRIEAVIAVMVFAVFGSYGLLLAGLDVPWQSVAAGLQPVLATDIGYLTAVIALLGTTVYWPNFFIQSSIQPTKEWSNIWDYRRDNAAGIATTLTIGSFVMIVSAVTLSEGAMTLTGPGVPLAEIIGQGALVLFMVAVLCATITSATGTLFGAGFIIPQSLGRHTVFGDTAFRRTVIALVVLSAATALPMLLYTGFGPVEMAIIMPAVNGAIGLPLTVFALIGAVNRYYDIEWYENAGFLAAGIVLLIGSLMTVQSLYETIINIL